The Rosa rugosa chromosome 3, drRosRugo1.1, whole genome shotgun sequence sequence TAATCAGATTGGGATTGATGACTTACGGATGAAGAAAGTGTTCGAAAAGCCAAGTGCGGAGAATTGCCACCGAGGTCTCAGGCAGCCCTCTAATTGGTCTCCAAGCTGCTTGCCTTTGGCCATGGATAATCCCAAGCTGTTGAAGGGACATTCTCTTCTGTCTACACTCTCGATCAAACAAGCTGAGTTGCCCTAGTCCGCTGCTCACTTTCGGAAAATCTTGCATCAACTTTCGCTTTTCTGCATATATATGTGACATTATAGCATCCCTCAAGCTGCCAAAGTGCCTGGACATGGCCTTGAGAGCCAGAGCTGTGTAAGACTTTGCTGCTCCTGCACCCACTACCATCTCAAATGATGACATCACTTCTTCCATTTGATGGTAGTACTTCTCACATCTGTCCTCAACCTGCTCAAAATAGCGAACCAAAAGTAATCATACGATTTAGTCCCATACAAAAACCCTTCCAAAAAAATCAAGAATCAAGAGCATAAATACTAAAGACAATGCACTACCTCTTCCAGCAAGGTGATGAGGTTTGCGATTTTCGATTGAAATTCATGTTTGTCAGCTGACATGAGGCCATTGCAGCACAACTCTGCTTTCAATTCAGAAGAAAGGCCCATTGAGCCTCTCCTACCTCCACCATACATCTTCCCAAAATGTTTTTCACTGCTGATATCAACTGCCTTTCCACCAACACTAACTATCTCTTCTAACAGTGACTGAGCTGGCTTTAGATATCTTGAATTCCCAATGACTGCTGCCAAAGACTGCTGATTCAGCGAGCTTGAGGACGAAGCAAGCGCATTCCCCATGAACGAATAGTCATCGGTCACATAATGAGCAGAATGAGAATTAGGAGGAAGAAGCATCTGTGAGCCAAGGGACAGTGAGAGTGCTTGGTGCTGGTCCATTAGAAGCCTTGTGTGGCTCATATGATCCGATCCCTCTGTCGCAACTGTTGGAGGAGCATGAAGAAGGTCTAGTGATCTAGACATTCTCTCCTCAAGAGAATGAATGCTGGGGAGTTGACCAAGAGACTGAGGGTATGTGCTGGTGCTGGTGCTGGTTCGAAAATTAGAGGCGTAAGCAGCATCAAGCTGGTGTTGGTTTTCCATGTGGGTTTGAGCTGCCATGGAGTCAGACACAATGAAATGGTGGAGAATACTTGAGgcttggtttgggggtgagtcTTGTGAAACCATTGTTGACCAGAATTTGAAGGCTAAAATGTACCAAATTTAAAGGGCTGTCAACTTGTCATAGAGACAGCAATGGCAACATGTCCATGTCAAGTTGTAAAGCAATACATGAAGAAATCTATGAATGGACAAAAGAAGAAATCAATGCGAAGTGGGAAGGTGGGTGAGACCTAGCATTCAAGAAGAAATCTTATCTGAAACCAAGGAAGTTATAATCAAAACCCTTTTAGATGATGGGTGCAGTAATTAGTAATTAGTCCAAATTAGAGGCTTAAAGAAAAACATGCACTTGGAGGGACAGCAAGAAAACCAAACCTGATTATGAGAATGTACAGGCTGGGCTGAGATGGCCCATGAAAACTCACTTCATGATCAGCAGGGAAAGAGATGGGAGTGAAATCTGAAATGAAAACAAGATGAAAAGATATAAAGTTGATTGATTGGACTTTTGAGCTACTAATACCAAACCCTGATTGGtagaggaaagaagaaagacCTACCTAGCTAGTTACCAGCAAACCTTGCTTTAAACAAGCATGGAAATGAATGCAGAAGTTAAGCAAGGCAAGCACCAATCTGTGAATTCAAACATTATATTGCCTTtaattttgttgaagcaatgattctctctctctacatGTCTTGTCCTAACATGTACAGGTCTAATCCAAGCAGCAGAAAGCTATGAAACATAGACTTGTGCTAGTTCTTCAAAAGAAGCCAAGTTAATTGGCCAAGTTAAATCTCAGAAAATGACAGGAGAAGCTGGTCCCCAAGGGCAAAAGCACTATCAAGCTTCCAGCTTTAGTGCCATGCAATGCAATGCTCATATTTCTTTGGGAAACTCAAAAGGTGGTTTCTTtcagctctcttctctctcttcaacaGTGTATGTGTATGTATGAATCATATCATTTCACAGATTCACAGGGGCAATGTCAAAAATGAAAATTGTTCTATTACTAGTCCGGTACACTCTGCATTCTGTAAAAGGCAGAGAAAAAGTGGGCTGTCTTTTGCACACTCCCAGTTCTAGGATTGTCAGCTTCTGAACCTCTAAGCATGTGGGAATATCTAGCTTTTTTATAGTTAGATAATGAAAGGAAATTGAAATCACAATCTATGAGTATTGAATTGTAGATAAATGTGGGTTCTTGTGCAGCTAATTAATTGGGGATTGGTAATTTTGTGCTGATGAGACTAATCCTTGGTTTTCTGGGTGGATTGATTCCATTTTTGGTTGGTCTATTTGGGATGCGCTAGTAATCATTGCCATCTTTGTTCCTTTGGCCTCCTCACCAGTTGTCACTCtctgattcttcttcttttgtagcGTTGCTATTCATTTGGGCCCTAAAGTCCCACAGTCCTTTCTCCTATTACTATGATTAAAGCTGTCTGTCTCTGTCACTCTgtctttgtctctctctctctctgcaaaaaCCTGCATCATCATCAACCATCCCAGTAAATTTCAAATCTAAAATTTGCGCCAGAACTCAGTACTGTCCCCCGTGATTATGCTTTGGGATAATCACCCTCCAAATTCTGTCCAAAATAAAAGGGTacccttttgtttttgggaCAATTTGATTGTAAATGCACAAAAGGGTCCATCAGAAAAATCAAATCCTTGGATGCGTAGGGTTGCTGTTATTCTACTCTGTACTCACTCCCAAGCTTACCACTgagttcttcttctttttcttttttttttttttttttttttttgagttcttCTTAAGGAAGGGGAGAAGGAACAATGGTTAAAAGAAGTAAACCTAGGAACATTTTAGATTACATTTTTGAAGACTTGAGGTAAATtctaaatacaaattacaatcATACATAAACTATATATGTATCGGTTAAATTTAAGTTTTTTGCATCCGTGATAGTTCAATCCCATAACCTGTAAGTTTACAACTTAGTTTCATGCTCACAAT is a genomic window containing:
- the LOC133741111 gene encoding BEL1-like homeodomain protein 11 isoform X1, which translates into the protein MVSQDSPPNQASSILHHFIVSDSMAAQTHMENQHQLDAAYASNFRTSTSTSTYPQSLGQLPSIHSLEERMSRSLDLLHAPPTVATEGSDHMSHTRLLMDQHQALSLSLGSQMLLPPNSHSAHYVTDDYSFMGNALASSSSSLNQQSLAAVIGNSRYLKPAQSLLEEIVSVGGKAVDISSEKHFGKMYGGGRRGSMGLSSELKAELCCNGLMSADKHEFQSKIANLITLLEEVEDRCEKYYHQMEEVMSSFEMVVGAGAAKSYTALALKAMSRHFGSLRDAIMSHIYAEKRKLMQDFPKVSSGLGQLSLFDRECRQKRMSLQQLGIIHGQRQAAWRPIRGLPETSVAILRTWLFEHFLHPYPNDSEKLMLASQTGLSKNQVSNWFINARVRLWKPMIEEMYKEEFADSSQDSNPVANSSMTGESNIDHTDD
- the LOC133741111 gene encoding BEL1-like homeodomain protein 11 isoform X2, with protein sequence MENQHQLDAAYASNFRTSTSTSTYPQSLGQLPSIHSLEERMSRSLDLLHAPPTVATEGSDHMSHTRLLMDQHQALSLSLGSQMLLPPNSHSAHYVTDDYSFMGNALASSSSSLNQQSLAAVIGNSRYLKPAQSLLEEIVSVGGKAVDISSEKHFGKMYGGGRRGSMGLSSELKAELCCNGLMSADKHEFQSKIANLITLLEEVEDRCEKYYHQMEEVMSSFEMVVGAGAAKSYTALALKAMSRHFGSLRDAIMSHIYAEKRKLMQDFPKVSSGLGQLSLFDRECRQKRMSLQQLGIIHGQRQAAWRPIRGLPETSVAILRTWLFEHFLHPYPNDSEKLMLASQTGLSKNQVSNWFINARVRLWKPMIEEMYKEEFADSSQDSNPVANSSMTGESNIDHTDD